From the Acidobacteriota bacterium genome, the window GCGAAAGGTCTTCATCGTCTGGTTGAAGCGGTCGAGACGGGCCAGGATAACATCCACGGGCCCGGCGCAGAGAACGGGGAGCGTGAGGGTAAACCCGATGAACAGCAGGGCCAGCGACGTTCGTTTCATGGTCATTTCACCTGCGGGGCGGCCGGGGCCGGAACAGGCTGGACGACGGTGGCCCGGGACGCCGGGGAAGGTGAGCGGACCGGCTTGGGAAAGCACCCGTCCGGGGTCAGGAACACGAAGGCCAGGATCAGGATCACCATGAGGTCGTAGGCGAGGGTCCCCCGCTCGTATTTCCACAGCAGAAGGTTGTCGAACACCTTTTTGATTTTCCCCATCGAAACCGCCTCCCGGGGGGTCAGGTTCCCGTCGGCCCGGCGACGATCCTGCCGTCGAGCATCTCCAGCACGCGGTGCGCCTGGGCGGCCACCTCGTGGCTGTGCGTGATCATCAGGATGGTCTGGTGGTACTTTCGGTTCAATTCGGTCAGCATCTCGAGCACAACCCGGGAATTCCGGGAATCGAGGTTGCCCGTCGGTTCGTCGGCGAGGATGATGGCGGGGCGGTTGATCACGGCCCGGGCGATGGCGACCCGCTGCTGTTCCCCGCCGGACAGCTCCAGCGGCTTGTGCTGCATCTTGTCTTTCAACCCGAGCATTTCAAGGATATCGGCGGCGGTCTCGTGGTCGTGGCTGCCGTCGCCGTGGATCTGCCGGGCCAGCTCGATGTTGGAGCGGGCGGACAAGGTGGGGAAGAGATTGAACCGCTGGAAGATAAACCCGATTTTCCGGCGGCGGATCTCCGTGCGCTCGGCATCCTTCACCTTCGCGAGGTTGACCCCGTCGATGAGGACGTCGCCGCTCGTCGGTTCCAGGAGGCCGCCGAGGATGTGAAGAAGGGTGGACTTTCCGCACCCCGAGGGGCCCATGATGGCGATGAACTCGCCGTCGGAGACTTTCAGATCGACGCCGCGGAGGGCGGGAACATCGACCTTTCCCACGCGGAAGGTTTTGGTCAGGTTGATGGTTTCAACGTTGTGAGTCATTTGCGCGCACCGCGTCCCGTCATGGCGGGGATTAGAGTATACCTTCCCGAGGGCCCCGGATCAAGCCTGAAGGCCTCACTCGTACATCAGGGCCTCGACGGGGTCCAGTCGGGCGGCCCGGTAGGCCGGGTAGAGCGAGCCCACCGCGCCCGAGGCCATGGCGATGAACGAGGCGATGGCGATCCACTGGGCGTTGAGTTCGATGGAGAGCGTCGGGTAGATTTTCCAGAGGAGCAGCGTCGCCCCGATGGAGAAACCGATCCCGCAGACGATCCCGATGACGGTCAGCAGGATCGACTCCTTCATGATCAACTGGATGATGTAACCCCTGGAAGCGCCCAGGGCCTTGAGGATCCCGATCTCGCGCGTCCGCTCGGTGATGGTGGTGTACATGGTGAGCAGGACCACCAGGAAACTGATGAGACAGGCCACGCCCACCACCACGAGGGTGAATTCCCTCAGCCCCGGGAGGCTGGAGGCCATGACCTTCTCGATGTCCTCGGCCCGGGTGATGTTGTAGCTCTTGAAGAGGTCGTCGGTGGTCAGGAAGCGGTGGGCCCTGTCGAGCCCCGCGGGCCCGTCGCACTTGACGTAGAAGATGGAGACCTTCCCGACGGAGTCGTTGAGCTCCTGAAGCGTTTGGAGCGGGAGAAGGATCCGGGCGGCGATGCCGGCCTTGAAGACCCCGGAGATGGTGAAGTGGTGGTTGAGGACCTCGACCGTGGACCCGATGCGTTTTTCGGGGTGGGAGAGCAGCCACATGTCGTCGACGATGCACTCGTAGGGGGCCGAGAAGATCCTCCCCTGGACGATCCGGAGACCGTCGTCGCTCACCTGGTTGAAGGAGACCGG encodes:
- a CDS encoding ABC transporter ATP-binding protein codes for the protein MTHNVETINLTKTFRVGKVDVPALRGVDLKVSDGEFIAIMGPSGCGKSTLLHILGGLLEPTSGDVLIDGVNLAKVKDAERTEIRRRKIGFIFQRFNLFPTLSARSNIELARQIHGDGSHDHETAADILEMLGLKDKMQHKPLELSGGEQQRVAIARAVINRPAIILADEPTGNLDSRNSRVVLEMLTELNRKYHQTILMITHSHEVAAQAHRVLEMLDGRIVAGPTGT
- a CDS encoding ABC transporter permease is translated as MTGELILSNIRKRRTRTLVSILAVCLGVGMVILFVGLSKGILNDTAFRTRSIKADLLFQPTGSSLFMALNNATMPVRIGEKLRQVPGVKYVTPCLHQFSKASFSLIYGIEPVSFNQVSDDGLRIVQGRIFSAPYECIVDDMWLLSHPEKRIGSTVEVLNHHFTISGVFKAGIAARILLPLQTLQELNDSVGKVSIFYVKCDGPAGLDRAHRFLTTDDLFKSYNITRAEDIEKVMASSLPGLREFTLVVVGVACLISFLVVLLTMYTTITERTREIGILKALGASRGYIIQLIMKESILLTVIGIVCGIGFSIGATLLLWKIYPTLSIELNAQWIAIASFIAMASGAVGSLYPAYRAARLDPVEALMYE